The Acidobacteriota bacterium genome contains a region encoding:
- the mfd gene encoding transcription-repair coupling factor — MTLPFLRELLEELARQGPLARVTSAWKAGHQVQLRGLTAPAQLLAAAQLQRLTQRPVLFLVPDNRTAEEWRDILGTFAELTGAAGGEEDRPLVLPTFAVDPYEGLSPHPEILEQRALALWRWVEGLPFLIAPAVAAATRLPEPDYYRRLVRRLRAGDVVDLAGLTDQLQWMGYQRQDPVEMPGQFSIRGGLVDVYSPEAARPVRIELFGDEIESLREFDPATQRSVAPLEQALLLPLTSLPLAPHLRERLGTAPAPGWEFRVAGLEGFSRSLLEVSERPPLVIVSEPEHVTAELERWWRRLRERYAPERGPEPESIFFTPEQMRERLAREPVVEMRELRIEHVDLDAEALELGAVPVAPADVIDMPTRPAPRYQGVVARMVEDSRQALTAGERLIFLGTNAGEVERLGDLFTEYKLPFQFGSRPRRSGIDYLSEKAYFSAAGAAAIVAQGKLPHGFSLPEQLITFLGSSDLFHEETAAAYVPPARRTSISTFLSDFRDLTPGDFVVHVEHGIGRYAGLKEFEAEDGASGARSGEFMILEYADAAKLYVPLTRMDLIQKYRGAEGTAPVLDRLGGTQWAQRKGRVKRAMRDMADELLKLYAARHAVRLPPCAPDDNVQREFQDAFPYAETEDQEKAIEDVRHDLESNRPMDRLVVGDVGYGKTEVAMRAAFKIVGEGRQVAVLAPTTVLAFQHEQTFRQRFRAFPVTIELLSRFRTRPQQKETLERLATGKCDIVIGTHRLLSKDVKFQNLGLLVVDEEQRFGVRHKERLKQLKKEVHVLSLSATPIPRTLNMSLAGLRDLSVIETPPRDRLAIQTVVAGWNETLIGDAMQQELARGGQVYFVHNRVDSIWEVAALLQRLAPGARIAVGHGQMAEDELEKVMLRFVRHEADVLLSTTIIENGLDIPLANTIIINRADRLGLSELYQLRGRVGRSNRRAYAFLLVPAEVELPPLARKRLAAMREFSDLGAGFKIAALDLELRGAGNLLGGEQSGSLDAVGFDLYVRMLEQTVRELKGEAVEPETEVQLHLGLDIRIPADYVPEENQRLRMYKRLAEAETEAARADVLRELEDRYGPPPAPVQNLLAYATLKPRCRQLGLTGLERRGSGGNAQLWLRFMPQTRVEPQRIAALVEGAPGAQFTPDGTLKLPFTVNGAAAVLAETTRLLDSLAPPIPVEA; from the coding sequence ATGACGTTGCCGTTTTTGCGTGAATTGCTGGAGGAGCTAGCGCGGCAAGGCCCGCTGGCGCGGGTGACATCTGCCTGGAAGGCGGGCCATCAGGTCCAGCTTCGCGGCCTGACGGCTCCGGCGCAGCTTTTGGCGGCGGCGCAGCTGCAGCGCCTGACCCAGCGGCCGGTTCTTTTCCTGGTGCCCGACAACCGCACCGCGGAGGAGTGGCGCGATATCCTCGGCACGTTTGCCGAGCTTACCGGTGCGGCCGGCGGCGAAGAAGACCGCCCTCTGGTGCTGCCTACCTTCGCCGTGGATCCTTACGAAGGCCTTTCGCCGCACCCGGAGATCCTCGAGCAACGCGCCCTGGCGTTGTGGCGCTGGGTGGAGGGTCTGCCCTTTCTGATCGCGCCGGCGGTTGCGGCCGCGACCCGCCTCCCGGAGCCGGATTATTACCGCCGTCTGGTTCGGCGCCTGCGTGCCGGCGACGTGGTCGATCTTGCTGGTCTCACCGATCAACTCCAGTGGATGGGTTACCAGCGCCAGGACCCGGTGGAAATGCCGGGCCAGTTCTCGATTCGCGGCGGCCTGGTCGACGTCTACAGTCCGGAAGCTGCTCGCCCGGTCCGGATCGAGCTGTTCGGCGATGAGATCGAATCCCTGCGCGAATTCGACCCCGCGACCCAACGCTCGGTGGCGCCGCTGGAACAGGCACTGCTGCTGCCGCTCACCTCGCTGCCGTTGGCGCCACATTTGCGCGAGCGCCTGGGCACGGCACCTGCGCCCGGCTGGGAGTTTCGCGTCGCCGGCCTCGAGGGCTTTTCCCGCAGCTTGCTGGAGGTGAGCGAGCGCCCGCCGCTGGTGATTGTCAGCGAGCCGGAACATGTGACTGCCGAGCTCGAGCGCTGGTGGCGCCGGTTGCGCGAGCGTTATGCGCCCGAGCGTGGTCCGGAGCCGGAGTCGATCTTCTTCACGCCGGAGCAGATGCGCGAGCGGCTGGCGCGCGAGCCCGTAGTGGAAATGCGCGAGCTGCGCATCGAGCACGTCGATCTGGACGCGGAAGCCCTGGAGCTGGGCGCCGTTCCGGTCGCGCCTGCCGATGTGATCGATATGCCGACGCGTCCGGCGCCGCGCTACCAGGGCGTCGTTGCCCGCATGGTCGAAGACTCCCGCCAGGCGCTGACCGCCGGCGAGCGGCTCATCTTTCTGGGCACCAATGCCGGCGAGGTGGAGCGCCTCGGCGATCTGTTCACCGAGTACAAGCTGCCCTTTCAGTTCGGCTCGCGCCCCCGGCGCTCGGGCATTGACTACCTTTCGGAAAAAGCCTATTTCAGCGCTGCCGGCGCGGCGGCGATTGTGGCCCAGGGCAAGCTCCCGCATGGTTTCTCGCTGCCCGAACAACTCATTACTTTTCTCGGGTCCAGTGACCTGTTCCACGAAGAAACCGCCGCTGCCTACGTCCCGCCCGCCCGCCGCACCAGCATCTCCACCTTCCTTAGCGACTTCCGCGATCTGACGCCCGGTGATTTCGTTGTTCACGTCGAGCACGGCATCGGCCGTTACGCCGGTTTGAAGGAGTTCGAAGCGGAGGATGGCGCCTCGGGAGCGCGCAGCGGGGAGTTCATGATCCTGGAGTACGCGGACGCGGCCAAGCTCTATGTGCCGCTCACGCGCATGGATCTCATCCAGAAATACCGCGGCGCGGAGGGCACCGCGCCGGTGCTCGACCGCCTCGGCGGCACACAGTGGGCGCAGCGCAAGGGCCGGGTCAAGCGCGCCATGCGCGACATGGCGGACGAGTTGCTCAAGCTCTACGCCGCGCGCCACGCCGTGCGCCTGCCGCCCTGTGCGCCTGATGACAACGTGCAGCGCGAGTTCCAGGACGCGTTTCCCTACGCCGAGACCGAGGATCAGGAGAAAGCCATCGAAGACGTCCGCCACGATCTGGAAAGCAACCGCCCCATGGACCGGCTGGTTGTCGGCGATGTCGGCTACGGCAAAACCGAAGTCGCCATGCGTGCCGCCTTCAAGATCGTGGGCGAAGGCCGCCAGGTGGCCGTGCTGGCACCCACCACCGTACTGGCCTTCCAGCACGAGCAGACCTTCCGTCAGCGCTTCCGCGCCTTTCCCGTCACCATCGAGCTGCTCAGCCGCTTTCGCACCCGGCCGCAGCAAAAGGAAACGCTGGAGCGCCTCGCTACGGGCAAATGCGACATCGTCATCGGCACGCACCGCCTGCTGTCGAAGGACGTCAAGTTCCAGAATCTCGGTCTGCTGGTAGTGGATGAAGAGCAGCGCTTCGGCGTGCGCCACAAGGAACGCCTCAAGCAGCTCAAAAAAGAAGTGCATGTGCTCTCGCTTTCGGCCACACCGATTCCGCGCACCCTCAACATGTCGCTCGCCGGCCTGCGCGACCTGTCCGTGATTGAGACGCCGCCGCGCGATCGCCTCGCCATTCAGACGGTAGTCGCCGGCTGGAACGAAACCCTGATCGGCGACGCGATGCAACAGGAACTCGCGCGCGGCGGCCAGGTCTACTTCGTCCACAATCGCGTGGATAGCATCTGGGAAGTCGCAGCGCTGCTGCAGCGGCTCGCGCCCGGAGCGCGCATCGCGGTGGGCCACGGCCAAATGGCCGAGGATGAGCTCGAAAAAGTCATGCTCCGCTTCGTGCGCCACGAGGCCGACGTTCTGCTGTCCACCACCATCATTGAAAACGGTCTCGACATTCCGCTCGCCAACACTATCATCATCAACCGCGCCGACCGCCTCGGCCTCAGCGAGCTTTACCAGTTGCGTGGCCGGGTCGGCCGCTCCAACCGCCGCGCCTATGCGTTTTTGCTGGTGCCCGCGGAGGTCGAGCTGCCGCCGCTGGCGCGCAAGCGCCTGGCCGCCATGCGCGAGTTCAGCGATCTCGGCGCCGGCTTCAAGATTGCCGCTCTCGATCTCGAGCTAAGGGGCGCCGGCAATCTGCTCGGCGGCGAGCAGAGCGGGAGCCTGGACGCCGTCGGCTTCGATCTGTACGTGCGCATGCTGGAGCAGACTGTGCGCGAACTCAAAGGCGAAGCCGTCGAGCCGGAAACGGAAGTCCAGCTTCATCTCGGTCTCGACATCCGCATTCCCGCCGACTACGTGCCCGAAGAGAATCAGCGCCTGCGGATGTACAAGCGCCTGGCCGAGGCGGAAACCGAAGCCGCCCGCGCCGACGTGCTGCGCGAGCTCGAAGACCGCTACGGTCCCCCGCCCGCACCGGTGCAGAATCTGCTCGCCTATGCGACGCTCAAGCCCCGCTGCCGCCAGCTTGGCCTCACCGGCCTCGAGCGCCGCGGCAGCGGCGGCAATGCCCAGCTCTGGCTGCGCTTTATGCCGCAGACGCGCGTCGAGCCGCAGCGCATTGCGGCGTTGGTGGAGGGCGCCCCCGGCGCGCAGTTCACCCCCGACGGCACGCTCAAGCTGCCCTTCACCGTCAACGGCGCTGCTGCCGTTCTCGCGGAAACGACGAGGTTGCTGGACTCGCTCGCACCGCCTATTCCTGTGGAGGCGTAG
- a CDS encoding cation transporter, whose protein sequence is MHAHTHHRTRTFLTLGAFATLGYVVLAFVVGMQAHSLALVSEAGHNLTDFLALALTWVGVYFETRPPTANKTFGFQRAGVLTALVNVVTLFVITVLIVVEAVARFHAPGTVATGPMLWVAVIGLVMNATIAWFLESGHHDVNLRAAFLHMVGDAAATALVIVGAIVIANTGWMVVDPILSLVIAALILASGWGIFRETLNILLEGAPRGVKSAQVQADLAAVAGVEAVHDLHIWSLGSQSHALSAHVRIADVQVSASDVIRLRLCALLDERYHIHHATLQFETDGACDGCTIREPHRSR, encoded by the coding sequence ATGCATGCTCACACCCACCACCGCACACGCACTTTCTTGACGCTGGGCGCCTTTGCCACGCTCGGCTACGTCGTACTGGCGTTTGTGGTGGGAATGCAGGCCCACTCGCTGGCGCTGGTCTCCGAAGCCGGCCACAACCTGACCGATTTTCTCGCCTTGGCGTTGACCTGGGTGGGCGTGTACTTTGAGACCCGTCCCCCGACCGCCAACAAGACCTTCGGCTTCCAGCGCGCGGGCGTGCTTACGGCGCTGGTGAACGTGGTCACGCTGTTCGTGATCACCGTGCTGATTGTGGTGGAGGCCGTCGCTCGATTCCATGCACCTGGCACGGTCGCAACCGGACCGATGCTGTGGGTTGCGGTGATCGGGCTGGTAATGAACGCCACCATCGCCTGGTTTCTGGAAAGCGGCCACCACGACGTCAATTTACGCGCGGCCTTCCTGCACATGGTGGGCGACGCCGCGGCCACGGCGCTGGTGATCGTGGGCGCGATTGTGATCGCCAACACCGGCTGGATGGTTGTGGACCCGATTCTGTCGCTGGTGATCGCCGCGCTGATTCTGGCCAGCGGCTGGGGCATTTTCCGCGAGACGCTCAACATTCTGCTGGAAGGCGCCCCCCGCGGCGTCAAGTCGGCGCAAGTGCAGGCGGACCTGGCCGCCGTTGCCGGCGTCGAAGCTGTGCACGACCTGCACATCTGGAGCCTGGGCTCGCAGTCCCACGCCCTCAGCGCCCATGTGCGCATCGCCGACGTCCAGGTCTCCGCCAGCGACGTGATCCGCCTGCGGCTGTGCGCGCTCCTCGATGAACGCTACCACATTCACCACGCGACCCTGCAGTTTGAGACGGACGGGGCCTGCGATGGCTGCACTATTCGTGAGCCTCACAGGTCGCGCTGA
- a CDS encoding DUF4065 domain-containing protein, with the protein MTYDSRAVANRFLKLAHDHTVGISPMKLLKLVYFAHGWNLALTGEPLISELVEAWEYGPVVRTLYFEFRRFGDKPIGQPASILSAFEIPECDAEHDYTRRLLNRIWDAYGRFTAIQLSTMSHDPGGPWSMARQHNPGVKSPVIPNEQIRDYFAKQLTA; encoded by the coding sequence ATGACGTATGATTCGAGAGCGGTTGCAAACCGTTTTCTGAAGCTTGCACATGACCACACCGTGGGTATTTCGCCGATGAAGCTTCTGAAGCTGGTCTATTTTGCTCACGGATGGAATCTTGCCCTTACGGGAGAGCCGCTGATTAGCGAGCTGGTCGAGGCTTGGGAATATGGACCTGTCGTGCGGACTCTCTATTTTGAGTTCCGCAGATTTGGAGACAAGCCAATCGGACAGCCGGCATCGATCCTGAGCGCTTTCGAAATTCCTGAGTGCGATGCAGAGCACGACTACACGAGGAGGTTGCTCAATAGGATCTGGGATGCCTACGGCCGTTTCACCGCTATTCAGTTGTCGACAATGTCGCACGACCCTGGCGGGCCCTGGTCAATGGCGCGGCAGCACAATCCAGGCGTGAAGAGCCCGGTCATCCCGAATGAGCAAATCCGGGATTATTTTGCCAAACAGCTCACGGCGTGA